One genomic window of Fusarium keratoplasticum isolate Fu6.1 chromosome 3, whole genome shotgun sequence includes the following:
- a CDS encoding FAD dependent oxidoreductase — MAYHHHPKDSPLIIVGAGVFGLGLAYELAAVRGYNQVIVLDRFAPPVPDGSSVDVSRVIRAEYADPIYAQLSADALKEWRGDTPWSKHYNETGFIMLGTGENGYGEIFEAHETDQKLKELYPDLQADLAGLMSLRNTMGGWADAANAIRDLAESASRAGVSFITGSRGTVISLEYSGRRIVGVKTASGDSLKASTVVLATGSWTNLLVPDMGHNLSAVGQPIAFVQLTPEEAKRLQRMPVMQIFDTGLFTFPPTPDTHRLKIARHGYGYASSFQSVDGRSVSSPKLIGNNVAAGFLPHDAEETLRAGLRKFFPEFGDRPWESLRMCWYQDTPDGDFVVDHHSDTEGLFFATGGSGHAFKFLPVLGRNVADVFEGKVSEELREKWRIQPMSRRDPNQPMGQDGSRGGPVLRRLSVKEQSKL, encoded by the exons ATGGCTTACCATCACCATCCGAAAGATTCTCCTCTCATCATTGTCGGCGCCGGGGTCTTTGGCCTCGGCCTAGCCTATGAGCTAGCTGCAGTGCGAGGATACAACCAGGTCATCGTTCTCGACCGATTCGCTCCCCCGGTGCCTGACGGCAGCAGCGTCGATGTTTCTCGCGTCATCCGTGCTGAGTACGCAGACCCCATCTACGCTCAGCTCTCTGCGGACGCCCTCAAGGAATGGCGTGGAGATACCCCATGGTCAAAGCATTACAACGAGACGGGCTTCATCATGCTGGGTACTGGCGAGAATGGCTAC GGAGAGATTTTTGAAGCCCATGAGACCGaccagaagctcaaggaacTCTACCCTGATCTTCAGGCTGATCTGGCGGGCCTGATGTCTCTCCGAAACACTATGGGTGGCTGGGCGGATGCCGCAAATGCCATCCGCGATCTCGCCGAGAGCGCTAGCCGGGCTGGCGTGTCTTTCATCACGGGGTCCAGGGGCACTGTCATCTCGCTAGAGTACTCAGGTCGCCGCATTGTCGGCGTTAAGACCGCCAGCGGAGACTCGCTCAAGGCCAGCACTGTAGTTCTGGCTACGGGCTCCTGGACTAATCTTTTGGTTCCCGACATGGGCCACAACCTCTCTGCCGTGGGTCAGCCGATTGCTTTTGTCCAACTCACTCccgaagaggccaagaggCTCCAGCGCATGCCAGTCATGCAGATTTTCGACACTGGACTTTTCACTTTCCCCCCCACCCCTGATACGCATCGCTTGAAGATTGCCCGGCACGGGTATGGTTATGCGTCCAGCTTTCAGTCCGTTGATGGACGGTCAGTATCTTCGCCCAAGCTGATTGGGAACAACGTTGCAGCTGGATTTCTTCCGCATGATGCTGAGGAAACACTGAGGGCAGGACTGAGGAAGTTTTTCCCGGAGTTTGGCGACCGCCCTTGGGAGAGCCTTCGCATGTGTTGGTACCAGGACACCCCAGATGGAGACTTTGTGGTCGACCATCACTCGGACACGGAGGGATTATTCTTTGCCACAGGGGGCTCAGGCCA TGCATTCAAATTCCTGCCTGTTCTGGGACGCAACGTCGCTGACGTCTTCGAGGGCAAGGTTTCCGAGGAGCTTCGGGAGAAATGGAGGATCCAACCAATGTCGAGGCGAGACCCGAACCAGCCTATGGGTCAAGACGGAAGTAGGGGAGGGCCTGTGCTGCGTAGACTGTCTGTCAAGGAGCAGTCCAAGTTATGA
- a CDS encoding Zn(2)-C6 fungal-type domain-containing protein — MQRGWQLISNPLTRSISQKKTRCPGERPMCSFCERLGQTCTYLQRGRDRRGAGPRGMIRGPSPENPDPPPDTLYHFVEVYRQHIYFQPIPLFDVQYIYDNLQSFPSFLRWAFLAIALRFAKHPFYGGNGMQASEFYIASSRKTVMRLALDGVSELEVLQALCLLALCEIKDGLCARACMTIGVASQLQCVRVTQAQAQALHSRASNDPASSRCHWSILILESAFSSHPGARIQGIDPPDCPRSPARPLPLSASTSMREHPDLFDSNEVNGRDYGINAYCLQKVQIWGEIVSYMESIRTGKHDRSSIASHNQLTLKMYESESKLSYQHLFRKVRFQHRQPSELSGNREYWAPWILMQISYHGSQAALNHPFIHLVALRGSQGASQSRSFLQETLDRALFHSSWVSRFLQICEELQFDISDPLIGQIVATTATVPWLFQFVRDDAISSRAKRDFETCERCLGRISTHWPHIAQMVQTRLCPHADLIQAYRTLQYQTLRSLQSTIEQREGDEKSDRTTVQFPPDVVWQLLSPQAMTASRLGLSDYHGPSPGNGISTATLQITTTIVHPATEDELSHQTEVDAQDTQMPWEDVFDQPFLTNLLSDSLVEDYSWLPFN; from the exons ATGCAAAG GGGCTGGCAGCTTATCTCGAATCCACTGACCCGCTCCATTAGCCAGAAGAAGACCAGGTGCCCGGGTGAAAGGCCCATGTGCTCATTTTGTGAGCGTCTCGGCCAGACTTGCACTTATCTTCAGCGCGGACGTGATCGCCGTGGCGCTGGTCCTCGTGGCATGATACGCGGGCC GTCTCCAGAGAACCCTGACCCTCCTCCAGACACGCTATATCACTTTGTCGAAGTGTATCGACAGCACATCTACTTCCAACCGATACCCCTCTTCGATGTTCAATACATTTACGACAACCTACAATCCTTTCCTTCATTCCTCCGATGGGCGTTTCTAGCTATAGCTTTGAGATTCGCAAAGCACCCATTTTATGGCGGCAATGGTATGCAAGCAAGCGAGTTCTATATTGCTTCCTCTCGCAAGACTGTCATGCGACTTGCTCTTGATGGAGTGAGCGAGCTTGAAGTGTTACAGGCACTATGTCTTCTGGCTCTGTGTGAGATTAAGG ACGGCTTGTGTGCAAGGGCATGTATGACAATCGGGGTCGCTTCTCAGCTACAGTGCGTGCGTGTCACCCAAGCTCAGGCCCAAGCGCTTCATAGCCGGGCTTCCAACGACCCGGCCAGTTCCAGATGCCACTGGAGCATCCTGATTTTAGAGTCAGCCTTCTCTTCTCACCCGGGGGCCCGAATACAAGGAATCGACCCCCCAGATTGTCCCCGAAGCCCAGCCCGACCTCTGCCTCTTTCTGCCTCAACAAGCATGCGAGAGCATCCCGATTTGTTTGACAGCAACGAAGTCAACGGAAGAGACTATGGTATCAATGCGTATTGCTTGCAGAAAGTGCAGATCTGGGGTGAGATCGTTTCCTACATGGAAAGTATTCGGACCGGGAAGCACGACAGATCGTCGATTGCGTCACATAACCAACTTACACTAAAGATGTACGAGTCGGAGTCGAAACTTTCCTACCAGCACCTGTTTCGAAAAGTCAGGTTTCAGCATCGGCAACCTTCCGAGCTGTCTGGCAACCGAGAGTATTGGGCTCCATGGATACTGATGCAGATATCCTATCACGGTTCACAAGCGGCTCTTAACCACCCATTCATCCACCTCGTTGCACTCCGTGGATCGCAGGGCGCATCGCAGTCTCGTTCATTTTTGCAGGAGACCCTTGATAGGGCTCTATTCCACTCTTCTTGGGTCTCCCGTTTTCTTCAGATATGTGAAGAGCTCCAGTTTGACATATCAGACCCGCTGATTGGGCAGATCGTTGCTACAACAGCCACCGTACCGTGGCTGTTTCAGTTTGTTAGAGATGATGCTATCTCGAGTCGAGCCAAGAGAGACTTTGAAACGTGCGAGAGATGTTTGGGTCGGATCTCAACACACTGGCCTCACATCGCTCAAATGGTACAGACTCGACTTTGTCCGCACGCAGACCTTATCCAGGCTTACAGAACTTTACAGTACCAAACGTTAAGAAGTCTCCAGTCGACGATTGAGCAGCGAGAAGGTGACGAAAAGTCGGACCGCACTACTGTTCAGTTCCCACCTGATGTGGTCTGGCAACTCCTCTCACCGCAAGCCATGACGGCATCGCGGCTGGGGCTGAGCGATTATCATGGCCCGAGCCCCGGAAACGGTATCTCGACTGCCACGCTGCAGATAACAACGACAATCGTTCACCCAGCCACAGAGGACGAACTGAGTCATCAGACGGAGGTGGATGCTCAGGACACACAGATGCCGTGGGAGGATGTCTTTGACCAGCCGTTTCTAACAAATCTGCTGTCGGACTCGCTTGTCGAAGACTATTCCTGGCTGCCGTTTAATTAG
- a CDS encoding Aa-trans domain-containing protein yields MEPKSSKLMDQNRLTAEPSNVEDGDNTCHPYDAVFGEITEDGPNYRNVGWIGTSALMIKAQIGLGVLSIPQAFDVLGIVPGVITLSAVAGITTWSDYIVGVFKLRHPEIYGIDDVGAMLFGRVGREILAAGFVLYYTFVAGSMMLGISIGLNAVSMHGTCTAVFVAVAAMVGGSFASIRTLGRMSWLALVGVTSLVIAIVMVTIAVGVQDRPAAAPKEGPFKSDFKVVGNPSFADAVSAISTFVFAYAGTPAFFSFAAEMREPKHYVRALTLCQIIVTVAYVGIGCVVYYFCGSYVASPALGSAGSLIKKISYGIAIPGIVATAMLTIHLPGKYLFVRFLRGTKHLTANTFVHWGTWLGCVFGVTITAYIIASAIPVFGGLVSFIGALLGTLMSFQPMGCMWLYDNWSPDKRKRNLRWFLMVIWSGFVVVSGTFLMVAGTYGSVVTIIDSYKKDGGSKAWACADNSNSV; encoded by the exons ATGGAACCAAAGTCATCAAAGCTCATGGATCAGAACCGTCTCACGGCTGAACCATCGAACGTTGAAGACGGTGACAACACATGCCACCCATACGATGCCGTCTTTGGAGAAATCACTGAAGATGGACCAAACTACCGCAAC GTCGGTTGGATCGGAACCTCTGCACTCATGATCAAGGCCCAGATAGGCCTAGGCGTCCTGTCGATTCCCCAAGCTTTCGATGTCCTGGGCATCGTCCCGGGCGTGATAACCCTGAGTGCGGTCGCTGGTATAACTACTTGGTCCGACTACATCGTTGGAGTTTTCAAACTTCGTCACCCAGAGATCTACGGCATCGATGATGTGGGCGCCATGCTTTTTGGTCGTGTCGGCCGTGAGATTTTGGCAGCTGGCTTTGTTCTTT ACTATACCTTTGTCGCAGGATCCATGATGCTGGGCATTTCCATCGGCTTAAATGCTGTCTCGATGCACGGCACATGTACGGCCGTCTTTGTCGCCGTCGCTGCCATGGTTGGTGGTTCCTTTGCAAGCATCAGAACTCTAGGAAGGATGAGCTGGCTTGCATTGGTCGGAGTGACGAGTCTAGTCATTGCCA TTGTAATGGTCACAATCGCCGTCGGCGTCCAAGACCGCCCTGCAGCAGCACCCAAGGAAGGACCCTTTAAATCCGACTTCAAAGTAGTGGGCAACCCTTCATTCGCCGATGCCGTGTCAGCCATCTCGACTTTTGTTTTCGCCTATGCCGGCACCCCTGCGTTCTTCTCCTTCGCTGCCGAGATGAGGGAGCCCAAACACTATGTCCGAGCTCTCACACTCTGTCAAATTATCGTTACTGTCGCATATGTCGGAATCGGATGCGTCGTTTATTATTTTTGCGGATCATATGTGGCCTCTCCAGCTCTTGGATCGGCTGGATCGCTAATTAAGAAGATATCATacggcatcgccatcccTGGAATCGTTGCAACGGCGATGCTCACCATTCAT CTTCCTGGCAAGTACCTTTTCGTCCGGTTTCTACGAGGCACGAAGCACCTGACGGCCAATACCTTTGTGCACTGGGGAACTTGGCTCGGTTGTGTCTTTGGCGTAACAATCACTGCCTACATCATCGCGAGTGCTATCCCAGTGTTTGGAGGACTTGTGTCCTTCATCGGGGCGCTGCTAGGCACGTTGATGTCCTTCCAGCCGATGGGCTGTATGTGGCTCTATGATAACTGGAGCCCGGATAAACGCAAGCGAAACCTTAGATGGTTCTTGATGGTTATCTGGAGTGGATTTGTTGTTGTATCAGGAACGTTCCTCATGGTGGCCGGCACCTATGGCTCTGTTGTTACTATCATTGACTCTTATAAGAAGGACGGAGGTTCCAAGGCATGGGCTTGCGCGGATAACTCCAACTCAGTCTAG
- a CDS encoding COesterase domain-containing protein → MRYAAPPLGENRFRRAKEPKRETHVIQAKEHGPVCYGVQGLAFGSVPVPLSEDCLFIDVYAPSDATDSELGGLPVMLWLQGGAFVQLFNPNYNGTGLIEASGGRVIVATFNYRTGPFGFLASKELQDEGNLNIGLQDQRAAIGWVQKHISKFGGDPERITLFGTSVGGGSVLLQTLAYGGNPPKGEDVNWRAGIAAATYVPPFRHVQDVEFQYHQLLNATGCDNLACLRSLNSSVVQAANLGRTEPGQANLPLFPYGPVIDGKLFPDTPYAMLKAGNFSKHRPLIVGSSHSEGTLFAPQANTTKDIASFLKTQYPDLTDAELEKAEGLYSCVPETYPGVNVSVSPLHYRAAQMYGDAGYSCPALNFASGLSAAGVDIFLFRDNIVDAAEEAAGYIVPHTWETQAVWGPEYATSYVALPGATSYDAGGANRRIVGQVQKYWTDFTLAKSSLDSIRGDGHPKWKKYGKGRRLRLQTNATAIEPVEAYEHARCSFWEDISPSMHM, encoded by the exons ATGCGTTACGCCGCACCTCCTCTCGGCGAGAACCGATTCAGGCGCGCGAAGGAGCCCAAGCGAGAGACTCATGTCATTCAAGCCAAAGAG CACGGCCCTGTGTGCTATGGCGTCCAGGGACTTGCATTTGGCTCTGTCCCCGTTCCTCTGTCCGAGGATTGCCTCTTCATCGATGTCTACGCTCCTTCTGATGCGACCGACTCTGAACTTGGCGGACTTCCGGTGATGCTGTGGTTGCAAGGCGGCGCGTTCGTGCAGCTTTTCAACCCCAACTATAACGGAACCGGTCTCATCGAAGCCAGCGGCGGACGTGTAATCGTCGCTACTTTCAACTATCGTACCGGTCCCTTTGGCTTCCTCGCCAGCAAGGAGCTCCAAGATGAGGGGAACCTGAACATTGGACTCCAAGACCAGCGGGCGGCTATTGGTTGGGTCCAGAAGCACATTTCCAAGTTCGGTGGTGACCCTGAGAGGATAACGCTCTTCGGAACTTCTGTCGGTGGTGGAAGTGTCCTGCTGCAGACCTTGGCTTACGGCGGCAATCCCCCTAAAGGCGAGGACGTCAACTGGCGCGCAGGGATTGCGGCAGCCACTTACGTGCCCCCATTTCGTCATGTCCAAGACGTCGAGTTTCAGTACCATCAACTGCTGAATGCCACCGGTTGCGACAACCTCGCCTGCCTACGCAGCCTCAACTCTAGCGTTGTGCAAGCTGCAAACCTCGGACGCACTGAACCTGGACAGGCCAATCTGCCGCTTTTCCCGTACGGTCCGGTCATCGATGGGAAGCTGTTTCCCGACACTCCATATGCGATGCTTAAGGCTGGCAACTTCTCCAAGCATAGGCCCCTCATTGTTGGCTCATCTCATAGCGAGGGGACACTCTTTGCTCCACAAGCAAACACAACCAAAGATATTGCTTCTTTCCTCAAAACCCAGTACCCAGACTTGACCGACGCCgagctggagaaggcggAGGGTCTTTACTCGTGTGTACCAGAGACCTACCCGGGTGTTAACGTTTCTGTGTCACCACTACACTATCGTGCTGCTCAGATGTACGGGGATGCTGGGTACTCTTGTCCTGCACTCAATTTCGCTTCAGGACTGAGCGCTGCGGGCGTCGACATCTTCCTGTTTCGCGACAACATCGTCGACGCCGCAGAGGAGGCTGCCGGCTACATCGTCCCCCATACCTGGGAGACCCAGGCTGTCTGGGGACCTGAGTACGCAACATCGTATGTCGCTCTTCCTGGCGCCACCAGCTACGATGCAGGCGGTGCCAACCGACGTATTGTTGGCCAGGTGCAGAAGTACTGGACTGATTTCACTCTGGCAAAGAGTTCTCTCGATTCGATCAGAGGTGATGGCCATCCAAAGTGGAAGAAGTATGGAAAGGGTcggaggttgaggctgcaGACTAATGCAACTGCTATAGAGCCTGTGGAAGCATACGAGCATGCGAGATGTAGCTTTTGGGAGGATATTTCTCCTAGCATGCATATGTAA
- a CDS encoding NmrA domain-containing protein has translation MFDDNKLVRKLLREQHDIDWTVVSTGLFTSYLFLPSFGVVDAKKRVVRALGSWENKTTITLPEDIGKMVAEVVYAPSKEGSDHMVYLSGDTITYSRLADLVEEHFKAEFTRELWTIPKMAASSETLAVMKSPL, from the coding sequence ATGTtcgacgacaacaagctCGTTCGGAAGCTGTTGCGGGAGCAGCATGATATTGATTGGACCGTGGTTTCGACCGGGCTGTTCACGTCGTACTTGTTTCTCCCGTCGTTCGGCGTTgtcgatgccaagaagagagTGGTGAGGGCCTTGGGAAGTTGGGAGAACAAAACCACAATCACTCTACCCGAGGACATCGGCAAGATGGTCGCCGAGGTGGTGTATGCGCCTTCGAAGGAGGGTTCGGACCACATGGTCTACCTGAGTGGGGATACCATCACATACAGCAGGCTTGCTGACCTGGTCGAGGAGCACTTCAAAGCCGAGTTCACGAGGGAGTTGTGGACCATCCCGAAGATGGCGGCGAGCTCAGAGACGCTTGCGGTGATGAAGTCGCCGCTCTGA
- a CDS encoding FAD-binding FR-type domain-containing protein, with translation MKFAASLAVLVSYIAIWSSPVRAAAIRSPDEVCYDSCQACLKPVHFDETLWNQTGLLKPCYSPRAIISLYLCLEVYCKPGARTVGLGPLNETCQERAHTVLPPFSLISNYTVEDIAKVRRFELNETGQSHTFREVVIPSEHFFRVWWDTLDAVAYVYWYHFIYGAAMVVFWVVVVAIGIMNHVGQHIAALRMVRSKSSGSGSKLSNFYTRTLGSITTPATFGDRCAQKIGWGTVPPRIQSLTLVAFLLVNIALSIHGYRITPENFYFETKKRQILRYASDRTGIISFANFPLIWLFGMRNNILMWLTGWDFGTYNNFHRWVARIATVQAIIHSIGYTLLVIDEGGMEAFINWWSYTFWWTGEVATIFMSLLIGASFYWIRRQHYELFLVVHIVMSIIVLITMLGHVSIFGGQFDGLFWVPCFIWVGDRVLRALRIAAFNPKFWDTRATSIYNPSSNIVRLVIPWSTSLYKPAPGTYYYIHVLNGPRCWESHPFTVATVSDEGQPAAKLLGEQVPLLEADNVGTSSDSAETQSLYPETCNMTFLIRPYDGFTSRLRDTAEAAWPRKVPQTVLVDGPYGHTQPFHLFDNVVFVVGGSGIVVPLSYLQALTGPIAPKSVKIHWAVREPGFALDVLHNDIGELLGSSNLSIEIHLTAHTPRDELNDWPSQVTLHHGRINAASVVRGASEKAGSESVAVVACGPAQMADTARKTVVEMLHNGVSRIEYFEESFQW, from the exons ATGAAGTTCGCAGCGTCTCTGGCTGTGCTCGTCTCGTATATCGCGATATGGAGCTCGCCAGTCCGTGCCGCTGCGATCAGGTCTCCCGATGAGGTTTGCTACGATTCCTGCCAAGCGTGTCTGAAGCCGGTGCATTTCGATGAGACACTCTGGAACCAAACGGGCTTGCTCAAGCCGTGCTACAGCCCACGAGCCATAATCTCGCTGTACCTATGCCTCGAAGTGTACTGCAAGCCCGGGGCTCGAACTGTGGGCTTGGGTCCCCTCAACGAAACATGCCAGGAGCGCGCGCATACGGTTCTCCCACCGTTCAGCTTGATTTCCAACTACACCGTCGAGGATATTGCAAAGGTCCGAAGGTTTGAGTTGAATGAGACAGGCCAGTCTCACACTTTTAGAGAAGTGGTTATTCCGTCAGAGCACTTCTTTCGCGTTTGGTGGGACACGCTG GACGCTGTTGCCTATGTGTATTGGTACCACTTCATCTATGG CGCTGCCATGGTTGTCTTCTGGGTCGTCGTTGTTGCTATTGGAATCATGAACCACGTCGGGCAGCACATTGCCGCGTTGCGTATGGTCCGGAGCAAGTCATCAGGATCTGGATCAAAACTGAGCAATTTTTACACCCGAACTTTGGGATCGATCACTACTCCTGCCACGTTCGGAGACCGATGCGCCCAGAAGATCGGCTGGGGAACTGTGCCGCCCAGGATACAGTCTTTGACTCTGGTCGCTTTCCTCCTGGTTAATATTGCGCTGAGCATTCATGGATATAGAATTACACCCGAGAATTTCTA CTTCGAAACAAAGAAACGACAAATCCTTCGCTACGCTTCTGACCGCACAGGCATCATCTCATTTGCCAACTTTCCGCTCATTTGGCTCTTTGGCATGAGGAATAACATTCTCATGTGGCTTACCGGATGGGACTTTGGAACTTATAACAACTTTCATCGCTGGGTCGCCCGCATTGCTACAGTCCAAGCCATCATTCACTCCATCGGCTATACACTCCTTGTTATTGATG AGGGTGGCATGGAAGCTTTCATCAACTGGTGGTCATACACATTCTGGTGGACAGGTGAAGTG GCTACTATCTTCATGTCCCTTCTTATCGGCGCATCTTTCTATTGGATCCGACGCCAGCATTACGAACTATTCCTAGTTGTTCACATCGTCATGTCCATCATCGTATTGATCACCATGCTTGG TCATGTCTCCATTTTCGGTGGCCAATTCGATGGCCTTTTCTGGGTTCCCTGCTTCATCTGGGTCGGCGATCGCGTCCTCCGAGCTCTCCGAATCGCAGCCTTCAACCCCAAGTTCTGGGATACTCGGGCTACTTCTATCTACAACCCTTCCTCCAACATTGTCCGACTGGTCATCCCTTGGTCGACGAGTCTCTACAAGCCAGCACCTGGTACTTACTACTACATCCACGTACTCAACGGTCCTCGTTGCTGGGAGAGCCATCCTTTTACTGTTGCCACAGTCTCAGATGAAGGTCAACCAGCGGCGAAGCTTCTGGGCGAGCAGGTTCCTCTCCTTGAGGCGGACAACGTTGGAACAAGTTCAGACTCGGCCGAGACCCAAAGTCTCTACCCGGAGACCTGTAACATGACGTTCCTCATCCGACCTTACGATGGCTTCACATCCCGACTGCGAGATACAGCCGAAGCGGCATGGCCTAGAAAGGTGCCCCAAACCGTACTCGTCGATGGTCCCTACGGACACACACAACCCTTCCATCTCTTTGACAACGTtgtttttgttgttggtggaaGTGGCATCGTCGTTCCACTATCCTACCTCCAGGCTCTCACTGGCCCCATTGCCCCCAAGTCTGTTAAGATCCACTGGGCGGTCAGAGAACCCGGGTTCGCGCTGGATGTCCTCCACAACGACAtcggcgagcttcttggaaGTTCAAACCTCAGCATAGAGATCCATCTCACAGCACATACACCCCGAGACGAGCTCAACGACTGGCCCTCACAAGTAACACTCCACCATGGTCGCATAAATGCGGCATCAGTGGTGAGAGGCGCAAGTGAAAAAGCAGGCAGCGAGAGCGTCGCAGTCGTTGCTTGCGGGCCTGCACAGATGGCAGATACGGCAAGAAAGACGGTTGTGGAGATGCTGCACAATGGGGTCTCAAGGATAGAGTATTTCGAAGAGAGCTTCCAGTGGTGA
- a CDS encoding Aldo-ket-red domain-containing protein — protein MSAIQLPSRLKQSLEDTRVEYRQLGRSGLRVSVPILGCMGFGDTRALPWALGEDEALPLLKAAYDMGLNTWDTANAYSNGVSEEIIGKALKNYDIPRENVVILTKCYFTVGETPEEQAYVFHSEFSKSKDYQNLSGLSRTAIFNQVEASLKRLQTDYIDLLQIHRFDSSVPMEETMKALHDLVQLGKVRYIGASSMWATQFAQLQFCAERNNWTKFVSMQNQYNLLYREEEREMIRFCNDTGVGLIPWAPLCRGHLARPPSSSLTTRESTESQIIRGGPGTSEVDQKIIGRVAELAEKHGWPMAHVALAWINSRITSPIVGCTKMERIEEAVSSNGKVLTKDEEGYLEELYQPRPVWGHF, from the exons ATGTCCGCGATCCAACTCCCGAGCCGGCTTAAGCAGTCCTTGGAAGACACACGTGTCGAGTATCGTCAACTTGGACGATCTGGACTTCGTGTGTCTGTGCCTATTCTTGGTTGTATGGGCTTCGGTGATACTCGAGCTCTCCCGTGGGcgcttggagaagatgaa GCGCTGCCATTGCTCAAGGCAGCCTATGACATGGGCCTGAATACTTGGGATACTGCCAATGCGTACTCCAATGGTGTTTCCGAGGAGATTATTGGCAAGGCTCTCAAAAACTATGATATTCCCCGAGAGAATGTAGTTATTCTCACAAAATGCTACTTTACTGTTGGAGAAACCCCAG AGGAGCAAGCATACGTTTTCCACTCCGAGTTCAGCAAATCCAAGGATTATCAGAACCTATCCGGTCTCTCTCGAACTGCCATCTTCAATCAGGTTGAGGCTTCTCTGAAGAGGCTTCAAACTGATTACATCGATCTATTGCAGATTCATCGGTTTGATAGTTCGGTGCCCATGGAAGAGACTATGAAAGCTCTTCATGACCTGGTGCAATTAGGCAAGGTCCGCTACATTGGTGCGAGTAGTATGTGGGCAACTCAGTTTGCCCAACTTCAATTCTGCGCCGAAAGAAATAACTGGACCAAGTTTGTGAGCATGCAGAATCAGTATAACCTGCTCTACCGCGAAGAAGAGCGAGAAATGATTCGGTTCTGCAATGACACGGGTGTAGGGCTTATCCCTTGGGCGCCGTTGTGCCGCGGACACCTGGCCAGACCCCCTTCTTCAAGCTTGACGACGAGAGAGTCAACTGAGTCTCAAATCATAAGAGGAGGACCTGGTACGAGCGAGGTCGATCAGAAAATCATTGGTCGAGTGGCGGAGCTCGCTGAGAAACATGGATGGCCGATGGCTCACGTTGCCCTGGCTTGGATTAATTCGAGGATTACGAGTCCTATTGTTGGGTGTACGAAGATGGAAAGAATCGAAGAGGCCGTTTCAAGCAATGGCAAGGTTCTGAcgaaggatgaagagggttACCTTGAGGAGCTGTATCAGCCAAGACCTGTTTGGGGCCACTTTTGA